A genomic window from Cyprinus carpio isolate SPL01 chromosome A2, ASM1834038v1, whole genome shotgun sequence includes:
- the si:ch211-122l24.6 gene encoding uncharacterized protein si:ch211-122l24.6 isoform X1: MGSFLAFPLAKPPEIFDLPDSALIEADKEDVYAECHAINVKFCETMHRQNMRSKKEVAMFYEYRRHWSEVVKKLQEKYPQWTSEDILNLRYQFEVFVRDQGYLLHFATFNEMLDVFQDATSLEQRRAMFDSVDTCQYNAINFEEYLQLMNNINIGTPVPRPPGIEDDRDEIMNLVSDLSEAHTFSQICYGLF, from the exons ATGGGGTCATTCCTTGCTTTTCCACTGGCGAAACCGCCTGAGATATTCGATCTTCCCGATTCTGCGCTTATAGAGG CTGATAAAGAAGATGTTTATGCGGAATGTCATGCAATCAATGTGAAGTTCTGCGAAACCATGCATCGGCAGAATATGCGCTCCAAAAAGGAAGTGGCCATGTTTTATG AATATAGACGTCACTGGAGTGAAGTGGTTAAAAAGTTGCAGGAGAAATACCCCCAGTGGACATCTGAAGACATTTTAAACCTTAGATATCAGTTTGAGGTTTTTGTCAGAGATCAAGGCTATCTTCTTCACTTTGCTACCTT CAATGAGATGCTTGACGTCTTTCAAGATGCCACTTCTCTTGAGCAGCGCAGAGCGATGTTTGACAGTGTAGACACTTGTCAGTACAACGCCATCAACTTTGAGGAGTATCTTCAG CTCATGAACAATATTAACATTGGGACACCTGTACCCAGGCCTCCCGGAATTGAGGACGACAGAGATGAGATTATGAATTTAGTCTCAGATTTATCAGAAGCTCACACCTTTTCACAGATATGCTATGGTTTGTTCTAA
- the si:ch211-122l24.6 gene encoding uncharacterized protein si:ch211-122l24.6 isoform X2 yields MGSFLAFPLAKPPEIFDLPDSALIEEYRRHWSEVVKKLQEKYPQWTSEDILNLRYQFEVFVRDQGYLLHFATFNEMLDVFQDATSLEQRRAMFDSVDTCQYNAINFEEYLQLMNNINIGTPVPRPPGIEDDRDEIMNLVSDLSEAHTFSQICYGLF; encoded by the exons ATGGGGTCATTCCTTGCTTTTCCACTGGCGAAACCGCCTGAGATATTCGATCTTCCCGATTCTGCGCTTATAGAGG AATATAGACGTCACTGGAGTGAAGTGGTTAAAAAGTTGCAGGAGAAATACCCCCAGTGGACATCTGAAGACATTTTAAACCTTAGATATCAGTTTGAGGTTTTTGTCAGAGATCAAGGCTATCTTCTTCACTTTGCTACCTT CAATGAGATGCTTGACGTCTTTCAAGATGCCACTTCTCTTGAGCAGCGCAGAGCGATGTTTGACAGTGTAGACACTTGTCAGTACAACGCCATCAACTTTGAGGAGTATCTTCAG CTCATGAACAATATTAACATTGGGACACCTGTACCCAGGCCTCCCGGAATTGAGGACGACAGAGATGAGATTATGAATTTAGTCTCAGATTTATCAGAAGCTCACACCTTTTCACAGATATGCTATGGTTTGTTCTAA
- the LOC109067534 gene encoding eotaxin produces MKSHMLGFHAVLLLWLLVLFSMRDAHVIELSCLETKDTKVPQKYLRNYTVQQVPLFSVNAVRFLTIKDKVICSDPSSPWAIKSMKYLDAKNKPQSVSINAARQSVTPVPGKTSTTNSSVIGTDLNTDPFG; encoded by the exons ATGAAGTCGCATATGTTGGGTTTCCATGCAGTTCTGCTGCTGTGGCTTCTGGTCTTGTTTTCAATGCGAG ATGCTCATGTTATAGAATTAAGCTGTCTAGAAACTAAAGATACTAAAGTTCCTCAGAAGTATCTGCGCAACTACACTGTCCAGCAAGTACCCTTGTTCTCTGTGAATGCTGTGAG ATTTCTTACAATCAAAGATAAAGTAATCTGCTCGGATCCCTCCTCACCATGGGCCATAAAATCAATGAAGTACCTGGATGCAAAGAACAAACCTCAATCAGTATCAATCAACGCAGCTCGTCAATCTGTGACACCGGTTCCTGGGAAAACATCAACCACAAATAGTTCAGTTATTGGCACAGATTTAAACACAGACCCCTTTGGATGA
- the LOC109074000 gene encoding C-C motif chemokine 20-like: protein MRCVMSLLTITLISSILLSLFPQTPAAYGPLNYACCVKYTRNPLPFGVIKGFIEQSSREVCRIDAIIFFTKNKKKVCASVEDQWVRAALAHLRSKITKLTEKRAPRLTTAAGLKRMIHTTTKTP from the exons ATGCGCTGCGTAATGTCTCTGCTCACCATCACTCTCATCAGCAGCATTCTTCTAAGCCTGTTTCCACAAACTCCAGCAGCAT ATGGGCCGCTGAACTATGCCTGTTGTGTGAAATACACACGAAATCCTCTGCCCTTTGGTGTGATCAAGGGCTTCATTGAGCAGAGCTCCCGCGAGGTGTGTCGCATTGATGCCATCAT CTTTTTCACCAAGAACAAGAAGAAGGTATGTGCGAGCGTCGAGGATCAGTGGGTGAGAGCAGCGCTTGCACATCTGAG gTCCAAAATAACTAAACTGACAGAAAAGAGAGCTCCACGTCTCACCACTGCTGCTGGACTGAAACGCATGATTCACACAACCACCAAAACCCCATGA